A window of the Helianthus annuus cultivar XRQ/B chromosome 4, HanXRQr2.0-SUNRISE, whole genome shotgun sequence genome harbors these coding sequences:
- the LOC110934808 gene encoding E3 ubiquitin-protein ligase RNF4-like gives MAEIAARNQRTDPVELNLQPPTVINYRDNEQWKFLGFGIDIPSNSLGSERSKGATRHTGGFISRPNPSTMNSQSNFLDLEFTFPAIPLGQSCQRGQPDIPEDSFLDLTLQYTPCDPVSPDEAFNDDAGSSRRARETYTFDSESEISARNQQSDPLEHNLQPSTVITESHVAPVAPLPPPSPPLPTYTCPICLGPMTEETTTRCGHIFCKGCIKSSLSTGDKCPICRHRITPRGLHRLYFYDAL, from the exons ATGGCGGAAATTGCAGCACGCAACCAGCGAACTGATCCGGTTGAGCTTAACTTGCAGCCACCCACCGTGATTAATTACCGAG ACAATGAACAATGGAAGTTTCTTGGATTTGGAATTGACATTCCCAGCAATTCCCTTGGGTCAGAACGGTCAAAGGGGGCAACCAGACATACCGGAGGATTCATTTCTAGACCTAACCCTTCA ACAATGAACAGTCAAAGTAATTTCTTGGATTTGGAATTCACATTCCCAGCCATCCCCTTGGGTCAGAGCTGTCAAAGGGGGCAACCAGACATACCTGAGGATTCATTTCTAGACCTAACCCTTCAGTATACGCCATGTGATCCAGTTAGTCCTGATGAGGCTTTTAATGATGAT GCTGGAAGCTCTAGAAGAGCTCGAGAGACTTATACTTTTGATTCCGAGTCAG AAATCTCAGCACGCAACCAGCAAAGTGATCCACTTGAACATAACCTGCAGCCATCCACCGTGATTACTGAG TCGCATGTCGCACCTGTTGCACCATTGCCACCGCCATCGCCGCCACTGCCTACTTACACCTGCCCAATTTGCTTGGGTCCAATGACTGAAGAGACGACCACAAGGTGTGGTCACATTTTTTGTAAAGGCTGCATAAAAAGTTCCCTTTCAACAGGAGACAAATGTCCTATTTGTCGGCACAGGATCACCCCCAGGGGCCTCCACAGGCTTTACTTTTATGATGCCCTCTAA